Proteins encoded by one window of Myxococcus fulvus:
- a CDS encoding M16 family metallopeptidase: MRRVLGAVTAAAFLGCAASREAAQPTPASPAPEPAKVEAPAEAQAPKLQVPVEYYKLDNGLRVVLSRDTTVPKAVVGVYYNIGFRIEPRNRTGFAHLFEHMMFQGSTNLGKMELARLIQKNGGMFNGSTRFDFTNYFEIVPSNTLETMLWAEADRMRGLEVTEENLKNQQGVVANEVKVNVLNRPYGGFPWLDMPQVANTNWYNAHNFYGDLKDLEAATLEDVRAFFKTYYAPSNAALVVVGDFEPEQVKGWVRQYFGPLPKAPVPQLPDISEPRQEKEKRHDLKDTRITRPAFAAGYHMPPVGTPEFYAMALIDEILLQGSDSALYQQLVQKKGIAGELSGGVNELGNQWNYNGPMLWTVYLFHDTVISPETIAGEIDGVVAKLVEKPVDAATLARARVKARSRLYAQLEGMLGFGRADLMASSALFFDDPGRLNQLEDELMKVTPEVIQRTAREYLRSTNRTVLTVSASPQTMLAE, encoded by the coding sequence ATGAGAAGAGTCCTCGGAGCGGTAACCGCCGCCGCGTTCCTCGGGTGCGCGGCTTCACGAGAAGCAGCACAGCCCACGCCCGCGTCACCCGCGCCCGAGCCGGCGAAGGTGGAGGCCCCCGCCGAAGCGCAGGCGCCGAAGCTCCAGGTGCCGGTGGAGTACTACAAGCTCGACAACGGCTTGCGGGTGGTGCTCTCGCGCGACACCACCGTGCCCAAGGCGGTGGTCGGCGTCTATTACAACATCGGCTTCCGCATCGAGCCGAGGAACCGCACGGGCTTCGCGCACCTGTTCGAGCACATGATGTTCCAGGGCTCGACGAACCTGGGGAAGATGGAGCTGGCGCGCCTCATCCAGAAGAACGGCGGCATGTTCAACGGCTCCACCCGGTTCGACTTCACCAACTACTTCGAAATCGTCCCGTCCAACACGCTGGAGACCATGCTGTGGGCCGAGGCCGACCGCATGCGCGGCCTGGAGGTGACGGAGGAGAACCTCAAGAACCAGCAGGGCGTGGTGGCCAACGAGGTGAAGGTCAACGTCCTCAACCGGCCGTATGGCGGCTTCCCGTGGCTGGACATGCCGCAGGTGGCGAACACCAACTGGTACAACGCGCACAACTTCTACGGCGACCTGAAGGACCTGGAGGCCGCCACGCTCGAGGACGTGCGGGCGTTCTTCAAGACGTACTACGCGCCGAGCAACGCGGCGCTGGTGGTGGTGGGTGACTTCGAGCCCGAGCAGGTGAAGGGCTGGGTGCGGCAGTACTTCGGCCCGCTGCCCAAGGCGCCGGTGCCGCAGCTGCCGGACATCTCCGAGCCGCGCCAGGAGAAGGAGAAGCGGCACGACCTGAAGGACACGCGAATCACGCGGCCGGCGTTCGCGGCGGGCTATCACATGCCCCCGGTGGGGACGCCGGAGTTCTACGCGATGGCGCTCATCGACGAAATCCTGCTGCAGGGCAGCGACAGCGCGCTCTACCAGCAGCTGGTGCAGAAGAAGGGCATCGCCGGCGAGCTGAGCGGTGGGGTGAACGAGCTGGGCAACCAGTGGAACTACAACGGCCCCATGCTGTGGACCGTCTACCTGTTCCACGACACGGTCATCTCGCCGGAGACGATTGCCGGGGAGATTGACGGGGTGGTGGCGAAGCTGGTGGAGAAGCCGGTGGACGCGGCGACGCTGGCGCGGGCGCGGGTGAAGGCGCGCTCCCGCTTGTATGCGCAGCTGGAGGGCATGCTCGGCTTCGGGCGCGCGGACCTGATGGCCTCGTCCGCGCTGTTCTTCGACGACCCGGGGCGGCTCAACCAGCTGGAGGATGAGCTGATGAAGGTGACGCCCGAGGTGATTCAGCGCACGGCCCGCGAGTACCTGCGTTCGACGAACCGCACGGTGCTGACGGTGTCGGCTTCCCCCCAGACGATGCTGGCTGAATGA
- a CDS encoding M16 family metallopeptidase: MTFPSLRNRLVASSLLVFGLVAAPVLAAPAAKQAPPAPAAPKPFNVPQRTSFKLDNGLEVSLLPYGDMPKVAIQLVVETGNIHEKADEVWLTDLAGKLLKEGTTTRSAEQVAQAAAELGGELDVGTQEDESHVSIEVLSEFAPQAVALVADVIQNPAFPASEVERLKGDLMRDLAVYRTMPQVLANEMLAKALYGDHPYGRRLATEEQLKRYTRDQAVKHYEANVGAARSRLYVVGRFEPAQVEKVVREAFSGWRAGPARLKNVPKQKVAKSVLFLDRPGSVQSTVRVAAKALPPTSEDAVTLDVLNTMLGGYFSSRVTSNIREKKGYAYSPYSNVSEHPEDAYWVQNADVTTANTGDSLKEILKEVDTLRKTPPPAEELRDVQNYLAGAFLLENSSRMGIIYKLRYVDLHGLPETYLKDYVSRVMAVTPEQVRAVAAKVLAQDAMTIVIVGDMKVVKPQLKVLPPKLR; this comes from the coding sequence ATGACCTTCCCTTCTCTTCGAAATCGTCTCGTCGCGTCCTCGCTGTTGGTGTTCGGCCTGGTCGCCGCGCCCGTCCTCGCCGCGCCCGCCGCGAAACAGGCGCCTCCGGCTCCGGCGGCGCCCAAGCCGTTCAACGTCCCCCAGCGCACGTCCTTCAAGCTCGACAACGGGCTGGAGGTCTCGCTGTTGCCGTATGGCGACATGCCCAAGGTGGCCATCCAGCTGGTGGTGGAGACGGGCAACATCCATGAGAAGGCGGACGAGGTCTGGCTCACGGACCTGGCGGGCAAGCTGCTCAAGGAGGGCACGACGACGCGCTCCGCGGAGCAGGTGGCCCAGGCCGCCGCCGAGCTGGGTGGAGAGCTGGACGTGGGCACGCAGGAGGACGAGTCCCACGTGAGCATCGAGGTCCTCTCCGAGTTCGCGCCGCAGGCGGTGGCGCTGGTGGCGGACGTCATCCAGAACCCGGCCTTCCCCGCGTCGGAGGTGGAGCGGCTGAAGGGGGACCTGATGCGTGACCTGGCGGTGTATCGGACGATGCCCCAGGTGCTGGCCAACGAGATGCTGGCGAAGGCGCTCTACGGGGACCATCCGTACGGGCGCCGGTTGGCGACAGAGGAGCAGCTCAAGCGGTACACGCGGGACCAGGCGGTGAAGCACTACGAGGCCAACGTGGGCGCGGCGCGCTCGCGGTTGTACGTGGTGGGGCGCTTCGAGCCCGCTCAGGTGGAGAAGGTGGTGCGCGAGGCGTTCAGCGGCTGGCGCGCGGGCCCCGCGCGGTTGAAGAACGTGCCGAAGCAGAAGGTGGCGAAGTCGGTGCTGTTCCTCGACCGGCCGGGCTCGGTGCAGTCCACGGTGCGGGTGGCGGCGAAGGCGTTGCCGCCGACGAGCGAGGACGCCGTCACGCTGGATGTGTTGAACACGATGCTGGGTGGGTACTTCAGCTCGCGCGTCACCTCGAACATCCGCGAGAAGAAGGGCTACGCGTACTCGCCCTACAGCAACGTGTCCGAGCACCCGGAGGATGCGTACTGGGTGCAGAACGCGGACGTGACGACGGCGAACACGGGCGACTCGCTGAAGGAGATCCTCAAGGAGGTGGACACGCTGAGGAAGACGCCGCCGCCCGCGGAGGAGTTGCGTGACGTGCAGAACTACCTGGCGGGAGCGTTCCTGCTCGAGAACTCGTCGCGCATGGGCATCATCTACAAGCTGCGCTACGTGGACCTGCACGGCCTGCCGGAGACGTACCTGAAGGACTACGTGAGCCGGGTGATGGCGGTGACGCCGGAGCAGGTGCGCGCCGTGGCGGCGAAGGTGCTCGCGCAGGACGCGATGACCATCGTCATCGTCGGCGACATGAAGGTGGTCAAGCCGCAGCTGAAGGTGCTGCCGCCGAAGCTGCGCTGA